CCGGTACGATGTGATTCCGGGGCCGAAGGTCTTTGAGACCCAGATTCACGGGAAACGGTTTGAGATGTACAACGATACGGTGCTGGGGTTCAATAAGTCGGGCAAGGAAGTGGCGCGGATTCAGGTGGAGGAGCCGATTTATATTCGGCCCGCCGAGCGCGTCAACTGGCTCTAAACCTCAGCGAGACCGTGGCTTCACAGGGGGCGGAGTTCCTTCTGAGCTCCGCCCCTTCCGTATAACCCAAAACCTCCTATACCTTCACTAGTCTTTCGGCTCAGGCTCTGCTATCCTATCTCTTCTGCACACTTGACGCGCGCTAGGGGGTTCAGTAGAGTTGTTCAAGTATCAGCCTACTCTTCCATCACAAGCTGGGGTATCACCGGCGTGACCTCTCCCCAACCACCACCGATCCCGTTCGCCGCGCAAGCCATACCCTTCGATGAGTTTCTGGCTTCAGGGAAACTCCCCGAAGGCTACCTTTCCAGCGAGTATATCGCGCAGCAATTCGTCGAACGCCTCGTACACTATGTCCTCAGCGTTCCAGCCAGCAGTTATACCATGGCTCAATTGGGTCAGCTCCTGGAACAGATCAACCCCCGAGCGCAGGTGCTTTTCTTTAAACGTCTTAAAGAAACGAGCCCCGAGAGCCTCAAGGATTTCGCTCCGCTCTATTATGGCTTCATGAACGAGTTTCATTCTCTCCTATTCACCTAGCCCAACATTTTTTCCTTGTCGTCGGGGCATTCTCATGTATAATCCATTGGTGACCAATTTGTCTAAAGGAGCGACATGAATCCAACTTTACAACGAGCAGTGACGAGCTTCTATAATCTCATTTACGAAGCCCAAACCTTTGCGACCACGATGTCACGGATTGACACCGCTGAGCAGGAACATTACGCGGGGCGGATCGAAGGGTTAAATTGGGTGCTTGATCGCTGCCAGGAGCTCGAAGACATGGATGCGAACTTGACCCCTTCTTCCCTCCAGCGGGTTCTCACGGAAGTCAAATCCGATCTCGATCACGAATTGTCGGTCCAACGACGAGAGAAGGGCCGTCGTGCAGACGGTCGAGAGGAGGCTCTCAATTTTGTCGCGGATTACTTGTCTAGCCTGATCACAGCTACGGACATTGAGTCAGCCAAGACGCCGGCGGTGTAACCCTCTCGTCTTGAGCAGGGCTTCCCGTACAATGTAGCCGTCGATCCTCTTGACGCATGGCTGAACCTTACCATATATAGGAGAGTCGGTCGAATCTGGACAGTGGCGGTCACTGCTGTATCTACGTAAAAGTCTTTTATGTCAGGCCTCCCGCGTAAACCACCCGGTCTATTCTCCAGAGCTGCTCGACGGCCAAGACCAGATCCCTCAGAGACGCCGGATCAATTCAGATCGTTGAACGCCTCGCTGCTCTATTGTCCAACCTGCCGAGTGGCGACTCCAACGAGGCAGCGATTGCTGCTCGTACTCCCGACCGGGAATCTCTATGAATATCTCTGCCAGCAATGTGGGACATCGACAGGTTCCAAGACCGACAACCAATAGGCAATGTCGCTCGCTGTGGTACTGTCCTAGCGACGATTGACGCAACTTAGAGCTTCGACCTCGAGCCCTAGATCACCCCTTCCAAGGGGATTCCTTCTTCGATGAGCATGACAGGAATGTCTTCTCGAATAGGATACAGAATCTTCCGGTCGCTTCTGATCAAACCTCCATCCAGAGGCTCGGTGACCGGCTTATTCGCCTTATTTTTCAATTGCCCAAGGCTCACGGCCTCGTTCAACTTGGCAATCAGCGAACTATCCGCCAGGCTTACATCCTGTTTCGTATCGGGGCAACAGAGTATGGCGAGAAGATCCTTGTCGATATTGACCGGGCGCCTTTCTTCCGTTCGTTCCGCCATAACATCCCCCTTCTGTGAATCTATCGGGCTGAACAGGTATACAATAAATTACCGAACTCACAGAGATCAAGTCTTACGAACAGACCCCCTTTCGATCGGCGGTTTCTGCTACAGTACACACCTTGCCGCATCGGCTTGATAGGAGGAAGTGGGTAGAGATGTCAAAGACCTTATGGAAGTACTCCTTGGCCGGATTATTAGTCCTTCTGCCGGCCTGGGCGACGTTCTTGATCTTTTCCACCCTATTTCACGCGCTCAACGATTTGATTCACGACCTTCCGTGGGACATCGGAGCTCAGCAGGGTCCAGGAGTCAGCTTCGTCTTGTTTCTGCTCATTGTCGTAATTGTCGGCGCCATCGCAACCCATGTAATCGGACAACGTGTAATCTCAGGGACAGAACGATGGATCGAGCATGTTCCGCTGGTGCGTAGTGTCTACAGCACCCTCAAGGGGATGACCGATCTCCTGAATTTCCGTTCTCGATTCGGGCGCAGCACCGTGGTGGCCTTTCCCTTTCCTCGAGACGGTCTCTGGGCGATCGGATTTGTGATGGGAGCTGCGCCGCCGTCCCTCCAAGTCGCACCACCAGCGCGCTTGCTCATGGTCTTTGTGCCGACAGCCATCCATCCGTTTACCGGTTTCCTGGCACTTGTTCCTCAGCCACAGGTACGCCCGATCAACCTGCCCCCGGAGGAAGCCATTAAGATGGAGTGCACCGCTGGTCTGTACAAGCCAGAATCCGGATGGTTGCAACCCCCAAAGTCACCGGCCTAAACTTCATGCCAGCCCTCGATCAACTCAACGTTCGACTTGCCAAGCCAGAAGATGCGGCGACGATCGAGTCTTTCAGTGCAGCCATGGCTCTTGAAACAGAAGGCCGCTGCCTTGATCTTGACCGCCTGCATCTTGGGACCACCGCCCTGATCGAGAATCCCGCCCAGGGATTTTTCATCGTCGCAGAACAGGGGCAGGGCGACAACCGACAACTCCTTGGGCAGCTGATGGTCACATATGAATGGAGCGATTGGCGGAATGGAGCATTTTGGTGGATCCAAAGCGTCTACGTAGCTCCAGCTTGGCGCTGTCAGGGGGTCTTTCGCCGGATGCACGAAAGCGTGTTAGCCGCTGCCAGGACAAGGCCTAACGTCTGCGGGGTCCGTCTGTACGTCGAAAGGCGCAATAACACTGCGCAGGAAGTGTACCGAAAAGTGGGACTCACCCCGTCATCCTACGCCATGTTTGAAACAGATTTTGTTCTCTCATCTCTAAAGGGTTTAGAGGATCGTCCAAACGAAGCTTAGCAAAAGGAGGACTCGTGTTACTTCTCAGACCGCTGGCCGGTATCATCGTCATCCTGGTACTGGCTCTGACTCAAGGTTGTATCGTGACCAGAGGAACGGTCGGCGAGCCGCTTCAAGACGACGCCATATCAGCCATCAAGAAAGGCACGACGACCATGGAAGAAGTCGTTTCAATGATCGGTGCCCCGGATCGGATTGTCCGAGGCAACGATCGTGAGATCTTTCACTACTATTACTATGACGGGAAATCGCCGGCGATGATCCTTTTAATACTGAATTTCATCCGCATGGATGTCAAGAGCGATAACCTCTATGTATTTTTCAACAGAAACGGGATAGCCGAAGAAGTCGTCTACGGCAAACGCACTGGCCGCACAGAATTC
This Nitrospirota bacterium DNA region includes the following protein-coding sequences:
- a CDS encoding DUF502 domain-containing protein, whose amino-acid sequence is MSKTLWKYSLAGLLVLLPAWATFLIFSTLFHALNDLIHDLPWDIGAQQGPGVSFVLFLLIVVIVGAIATHVIGQRVISGTERWIEHVPLVRSVYSTLKGMTDLLNFRSRFGRSTVVAFPFPRDGLWAIGFVMGAAPPSLQVAPPARLLMVFVPTAIHPFTGFLALVPQPQVRPINLPPEEAIKMECTAGLYKPESGWLQPPKSPA
- a CDS encoding nitrate oxidoreductase subunit beta, which encodes RYDVIPGPKVFETQIHGKRFEMYNDTVLGFNKSGKEVARIQVEEPIYIRPAERVNWL
- the bamE gene encoding outer membrane protein assembly factor BamE, with amino-acid sequence MLLLRPLAGIIVILVLALTQGCIVTRGTVGEPLQDDAISAIKKGTTTMEEVVSMIGAPDRIVRGNDREIFHYYYYDGKSPAMILLILNFIRMDVKSDNLYVFFNRNGIAEEVVYGKRTGRTEFKLWPFGD
- a CDS encoding GNAT family N-acetyltransferase; its protein translation is MPALDQLNVRLAKPEDAATIESFSAAMALETEGRCLDLDRLHLGTTALIENPAQGFFIVAEQGQGDNRQLLGQLMVTYEWSDWRNGAFWWIQSVYVAPAWRCQGVFRRMHESVLAAARTRPNVCGVRLYVERRNNTAQEVYRKVGLTPSSYAMFETDFVLSSLKGLEDRPNEA